In a single window of the Nicotiana tomentosiformis chromosome 8, ASM39032v3, whole genome shotgun sequence genome:
- the LOC138896781 gene encoding protein SUPPRESSOR OF GENE SILENCING 3-like: MGLNLTRSECEQFSAKGRDRDAWEHNPDLFYPGGKRKLYGYMTEKRDMDNFNRHSRGKSRLKFEIWSYQETVGNLAMQMSEDNQQLIWYKNKAAKHQKRAKASEESLKLVSEKLRQTIEENKIVRLRTKMHHEGNKEEMEYLEKFFNDQLKMIYDARTAEEDKFEKIQQEHREMIYQSNATTSSSEDH; this comes from the coding sequence atggggctaaacttaACACGTTCCGAATGTGAGCAGTTTTCTGCAAAAGGAAGAGATAGAGATGCATGGGAACACAATCCAGATCTCTTTTATCCGGGGGGCAAACGTAAGCTTTATGGTTACATGACAGAGAAAAGAGACATGGACAACTTTAATCGGCATTCACGTGGGAAATCAAGGCTGAAGTTCGAGATTTGGTCATATCAAGAAACTGTTGGGAATCTAGCGATGCAGATGTCGGAGGATAATCAACAGCTCATATGGTACAAGAACAAAGCTGCTAAGCACCAAAAGCGGGCTAAGGCTTCTGAAGAGTCTTTAAAACTGGTAAGTGAAAAGCTCCGTCAGACAATCGAAGAGAACAAGATTGTCAGACTGAGAACTAAGATGCACCATGAAGGGAACAAGGAAGAGATGGAGTATCTAGAGAAGTTTTTCAACGATCAGTTGAAAATGATTTACGATGCCAGGACTGCTGAGGAGGACAAGTTTGAAAAGATACAGCAGGAACATCGTGAGATGATCTATCAATCTAATGCAACTACTTCCTCGTCTGAGGATCATTGA